Part of the Sphingobacterium sp. LZ7M1 genome, AGTGTTTTTACAAAGGTAATGAAATAAATTTTACAAGAGCTGTAACTTTTTCTTTCTCCCGACGACATATGTTTACATAGATTTTCAATAAATGAAATCTCGTTTTTTAAAGCATTGTGTTAAATGATTGTTAAAGATCTTTTAGTTTTCTGTTATTTCTCACAATAGTGATAATTTAGTGCTGCCTTTATTTGATTTGAAACTTTAACTTTTTTATGAAACCACTAACCAAAGTAATCTTAAGCCTATTTCTCGGTTTATTTTCACTTGCAAGTTTTGCCCAAACTAAAATTACGGGTACTGTCGTTGATGAAACGGACAAGACGAAGCTTATCAATGCGACCGTCATGCTTTTGCAGGCGAAAGATTCCATCCTCGTAGACTTTACGAGAGCAAATCAAGAGGGCAAATTCTCCCTCAACAATCCTGATACCACGGATTATTTAGTCATCATCAGCTATCCAAAGTTTGGTGACTTCTTTGAAACTATCAGCAAAGGTTCTGGAGACAAGAATCTTGGTGAAGTCACTATGCAAAGTGCGGCCAACCTGATTGAAGAAGTGTTAATTACTGGTAAGATCCCCGTTGTCATTAAGGGAGATACCGTAGAATATGATGCATCCAGTTTCGTAACTGAAAAGAATGCAAAGGTAGAAGACCTGCTAAAGGTGCTCCCTGGTATTTCAGTCGATGCATCGGGTAAGATTACTGCCCAAGGAAAGACCGTTGAAAAGGTGCTTGTCGATGGGGAAGAGTTTTTTGGAGATGACCCTAAATTGGTAACCCGTAATATCCGATCGGATATGGTGGATAAGGTTCAGGTCTTCGAGAAAAAATCTGAAGAAGCTGAACGTACGGGTGTTGACGATGGAACCCGCGTTCAAACCATTAACGTGAAATTAAAAGAAGATGCCAAGAACGGTATGTTCGGCAAGCTTGAAGCTGGCGGAGGATTAGATGATAATTCTGGATATTATCTCGGTAAAGCAGCCATCAATAAATTCAAGGGTTCCCAAAAGATCTCTGCATACGGCATTACTTCCAACGATGGAACTACCGATCTAGATTGGCGCGAAGCTGAGAAGTTTGGTGTTGATAACGGAAATATGACCGTATTGGATGATGGTGGAATCATGATCTCTGGTGGTGGTGGATTCCTGAACAACACCAATAGGGGGCAACCAAAAGCCTTGACCGCTGGGGTTTCGTTTATGGATGCTTGGAAGGAAAAGAAACATAAGTTGAACCTGAACTATAAATATGGTATGGCTGAAAATGAAATCAATACCAATACCATTAGCCAAACTCCTTTGACGGAGGGTATCTCAAACTCTGAAACTGATAATGATGATATCTCCAAAAGTACAGGACATCGCCTGAACACTAAATACGATGTTAATATTGACTCCTTGACAACCCTGACCTTGCGTGTTGCTGCTTCAAAAATGAACAGTGAAAATAATACCCAGAGAAGAGGAAAGAGCTTTAAGAACGGCGAATTGCAATCGGAAGATGAACGTTCTCAAGATATCAATTCATCAAATGACAACTTCAACTATGATGCAAACTTCACAAGGAAATTTGCAAAAGAGGGACGTTCCATCAACTTGAAATTCACTGGAAACTTAGGTAAAACGGAGTCTGACATGATGTTGAACTCTTCATTGAAAAATGTTGTAGAAGGAACAGAGACCATTGTTGATCAGTTTAAAGACAATTCCAATAACTCCAATTCGATCATGGCCGCTGCAACTTATACAGAGCCATTTTCCAAGAAGATCAATATGGCTTTTGGTTATGAGTACACCAACTCGAAGGCTCACTCGATCAATAGTGCCTACAACAAGGATGCTTCTGGCAACTATACCGATTTCGATGAGGAATTCAGTAATGACTTTAACTTCAATACAGTTAGGAACGCAGCCAACATTTCATTCAATTATAAAGCCGATAAAATTGAGTTTAACTTAACCAATAACATCAGACATGATGATATGTTCCAAAAGAACAACTTGGCAGGAAATGAAATGAGTAGAGATTACCTTACTTACAACCCTAGAGCTCGTTTCAGATATAACTTCACCAAGGCTAAATCATTGAATTTATCTTACAACAGATCCAATTCATTGCCTTCTCTGTTCCAGATTCAACCTTTGAAACAGAACGAAGATCAGATGAACCAATATTTCGGTAATGAAAGTTTGAAACCATCCGTTTCCAACAATTATAACTTGAACTATTATTGGTATGATATGCTGAAAGGAAAGAATATCTACACCGGTATCGGTATGACACAGACCTTAAATGCAATCCAGACTGATGTTGTTATCCATCCTTCCCTGAAAAGAGATCTTTATTATGTCAATACCGATAAGGCAATGACCAATGGTTATATTTATGGAGGGTACTTCTTCGATCTGATCAAGAAAAAGCAGATTAAGATGAACTTAGGGTTGAATGCAAACCTAAATAACTATTACAACAAGATCAAAGACCTTTCTGATGTCAATAATCCAAAGGATTTTGAAGAAAACAAGAATATCAGCTACAGCTTCGGAACGGATATCGGTTTCCAAAAAAATACAACCAAAGGCTTTGATTTTTACCTGAATTTCTCTCCAGGTTATAGAGTGTTGAAAACCACCCTGAACCCTGAGTTGAACTCTGAAGGTTTCACTTTCGACTCTTACGGTAGATTTACTTACTACCTGCCAGCGAAGATCCAGTTGACCGGTGAGTTGAACTACGAGTATGAAGCGGCAACTAAATCATTGCCAACAGATTTCAGTAGGTTGAAGTTCAGTCCAGGTATTTCCAAGAAATTCATGAAAAATGAAAGTCTGATCGCATCGTTCTACGTGAATGACGTATTTAATCAAAACGTTGGATTTAGCAGAAGCCAGTCAGGACAAGCGATCACCCAACAGCGCTTTAACAATATCGCAAGATATTATATGCTGAAACTATCTTGGGAATTCACATCAATGAAAGGAGCTGAGTAATTATGAAAATGAAATATATATTATCGACAATACTTTTGGCCATCCTGAGCATGGGATTCGCCAATGCACAATATGCTTTCTTCCCTGAACAAGGAACCATTACTTATGACAAAACTGTTCACGTCAAGAATCTGATGCGTAGGCATATCCAAACCTTGAAAGATGGAGATTTCTCCAAGAAGTATTTTGAGGAAATGATGGCCAAAGTACCGGAGACAGCAGTATTAAATAAAAAACTATCCTTTAGTGGATCTGAATTCTCCGTGGAGCCTATTGAGAAGGACCAACCGCAAATGATTGCAAACCTTTTGCGTATGGGCCTTTTGGATTACGGTGCCAAGATTTATCAAAACATAGCAAAGAACGAATCCTTACAGACCATGGAAATGGGAGGCTCACAGATCAACATTAAGGACTCTCTGACGAACGTTAAGTGGAAGATAACAAATGAATACAGAAATATTGCTGGATACGATTGTAGACGAGCTAACGGCGTCACATTGGACTCTGTGTATGTAGTTGCCTTCTACACCGATCAGATTCCGACTGCCGGATCGCCTAGTACCCTGCATGGCTTACCAGGAATGATCCTAGGGTTGGTTGTTCCAGAACAGCATTTCAATATTTACGCCACAAAAGTGGAAATGCAAGCGACGACAGTTAACTCCAATATCTTTAAGAAGAAAGCTGATACCATGACCAGGCAACAGACCAAAGACCGCATGAAGGAAATCTTTGGCCGTTGGATGACCGACAAACAGTTCAACCTGATTATGGCAGCCATATTCTTATAGGATCATATTAAGATCTTATTTATTAAGCAATTCAAAATTAATGATGATGCAAAGAGCCGGGTTTATCCGGCTCTTTCGCTTTGAAAGAGTATTTAGTAGAAAGTATTTAGTATTTAGACCTATGTCCATCCCAAATTAGGGTTGACCTTCCTAAGGAGTCGTGATTCCTTTCAACTGGTATATGAATAATAATCTTGGTCTATCCTCCCATCCCTTGAATCCTGGTTCTAAAGAATACCCAAATCTTGGCGCAAAAAAAATCCCGGTCAGTACTGACCGGGATTTTTATGCTTTAATTCAACGAATTATTTCTTCTCGTTTTTCTTAGAAGTAACATCGTTACGAATTTCTTGAGCTAAAGTTTTGATCTCTTGTAACCCTTTACGAACGCGTGTTCCTGCAGCAGAGTTTCCGTTATTGAAGAATTTTTCTGCGTCAGCTTCGATTGAAGCTACTAGCTCTTTTAATTTAGTGTAGTTTTCCATTTTTTAATTAATATAATTTTAGTTTTTCTTAATTAATTCTCTAATATATCATAAATATACAAAAGGAATGCAAACAATGCGAATTTTAAAATGTTTTTTTGTGTTATAAACGCCTTTTTTGTGGCATCTACTCTACTATTTTCAATTCGTCGATGATGTTTTGAGCACCCGCAAACTTGTCAATTATGAAAAGAACGTATCGGATATCAACCGAAATAGTACGTTGCAATTTTGGATCAAAAATCACGTCTCCTGCCATTGCTTCAATGTTTCCATCAAAAGCCAAGCCAATTAAT contains:
- a CDS encoding histone H1, which codes for MENYTKLKELVASIEADAEKFFNNGNSAAGTRVRKGLQEIKTLAQEIRNDVTSKKNEKK
- a CDS encoding outer membrane beta-barrel protein, translating into MKPLTKVILSLFLGLFSLASFAQTKITGTVVDETDKTKLINATVMLLQAKDSILVDFTRANQEGKFSLNNPDTTDYLVIISYPKFGDFFETISKGSGDKNLGEVTMQSAANLIEEVLITGKIPVVIKGDTVEYDASSFVTEKNAKVEDLLKVLPGISVDASGKITAQGKTVEKVLVDGEEFFGDDPKLVTRNIRSDMVDKVQVFEKKSEEAERTGVDDGTRVQTINVKLKEDAKNGMFGKLEAGGGLDDNSGYYLGKAAINKFKGSQKISAYGITSNDGTTDLDWREAEKFGVDNGNMTVLDDGGIMISGGGGFLNNTNRGQPKALTAGVSFMDAWKEKKHKLNLNYKYGMAENEINTNTISQTPLTEGISNSETDNDDISKSTGHRLNTKYDVNIDSLTTLTLRVAASKMNSENNTQRRGKSFKNGELQSEDERSQDINSSNDNFNYDANFTRKFAKEGRSINLKFTGNLGKTESDMMLNSSLKNVVEGTETIVDQFKDNSNNSNSIMAAATYTEPFSKKINMAFGYEYTNSKAHSINSAYNKDASGNYTDFDEEFSNDFNFNTVRNAANISFNYKADKIEFNLTNNIRHDDMFQKNNLAGNEMSRDYLTYNPRARFRYNFTKAKSLNLSYNRSNSLPSLFQIQPLKQNEDQMNQYFGNESLKPSVSNNYNLNYYWYDMLKGKNIYTGIGMTQTLNAIQTDVVIHPSLKRDLYYVNTDKAMTNGYIYGGYFFDLIKKKQIKMNLGLNANLNNYYNKIKDLSDVNNPKDFEENKNISYSFGTDIGFQKNTTKGFDFYLNFSPGYRVLKTTLNPELNSEGFTFDSYGRFTYYLPAKIQLTGELNYEYEAATKSLPTDFSRLKFSPGISKKFMKNESLIASFYVNDVFNQNVGFSRSQSGQAITQQRFNNIARYYMLKLSWEFTSMKGAE
- a CDS encoding GLPGLI family protein, whose protein sequence is MKYILSTILLAILSMGFANAQYAFFPEQGTITYDKTVHVKNLMRRHIQTLKDGDFSKKYFEEMMAKVPETAVLNKKLSFSGSEFSVEPIEKDQPQMIANLLRMGLLDYGAKIYQNIAKNESLQTMEMGGSQINIKDSLTNVKWKITNEYRNIAGYDCRRANGVTLDSVYVVAFYTDQIPTAGSPSTLHGLPGMILGLVVPEQHFNIYATKVEMQATTVNSNIFKKKADTMTRQQTKDRMKEIFGRWMTDKQFNLIMAAIFL